A section of the Thermodesulfobacteriota bacterium genome encodes:
- a CDS encoding MFS transporter, with product IVGTENNLGDALWGKAISISMFFCALLSPYAGGIADLLGARKKMLFVFTALCFLSVSSFSLLKKGMLIEGFLLVILANFSMEMAFVFYNSFIVFIEKDYGFGKISAIGFAAGYLGSVISLLMSLFLLERGLTNLIWPFCGAFFFLFSIPLIVTLPPERSIKTGVMSAAKKGLDELLKLVRKVLKDRNLKYFLLAYLFYEDAINTVIVFSSIYASFTFGFGQAEIVQLYLSTQLSAMLGAFIIARFIESIGYKRTLSLSLVAWIIITITAAISSEKWQFGLACLTGGFFLGILQASSRALFATFIPKVEVSKYFGLYSLVGKSSSIIGPASFGAISYLTGSQRIAAIFVSTLFIFGLIVLGKVKEKSC from the coding sequence TATAGTCGGCACAGAGAATAACCTGGGTGATGCGCTGTGGGGTAAAGCAATATCCATTAGTATGTTCTTCTGTGCTCTTCTTTCTCCTTACGCAGGTGGAATAGCTGACCTTCTAGGGGCAAGAAAGAAGATGCTCTTTGTTTTTACGGCTCTTTGTTTCTTATCCGTAAGTTCTTTTTCGCTCTTGAAAAAAGGAATGCTGATTGAAGGTTTTTTACTCGTAATTTTGGCGAACTTTTCGATGGAAATGGCCTTCGTCTTTTACAATTCTTTTATTGTATTCATCGAGAAGGACTATGGGTTTGGAAAGATCTCAGCCATCGGATTCGCAGCCGGCTATTTAGGCTCTGTTATTTCGCTTCTCATGTCCCTTTTTTTGCTCGAGAGGGGGCTTACGAACCTTATCTGGCCTTTTTGTGGAGCGTTTTTCTTTTTATTCTCAATTCCTCTTATTGTTACTCTTCCACCCGAAAGATCAATAAAAACGGGTGTTATGTCGGCGGCAAAAAAGGGTCTGGACGAGCTTTTGAAGCTTGTAAGAAAGGTATTAAAAGACAGAAACCTAAAGTATTTCCTCTTGGCCTATCTTTTTTATGAAGACGCAATAAATACCGTTATTGTCTTTTCAAGCATATACGCATCTTTCACATTCGGCTTTGGACAAGCTGAGATCGTCCAACTGTATCTCTCCACTCAGTTATCTGCCATGCTTGGAGCTTTCATAATTGCAAGGTTTATCGAATCGATAGGTTATAAAAGGACTCTCAGTCTTTCGCTTGTTGCCTGGATTATAATAACCATAACTGCCGCTATTTCTTCTGAAAAATGGCAGTTTGGCCTAGCCTGCCTCACAGGTGGGTTCTTTTTGGGGATTCTTCAGGCTTCATCGAGGGCACTTTTTGCAACATTCATACCTAAAGTGGAAGTATCTAAGTACTTTGGGCTTTATAGCCTTGTGGGTAAATCTTCTTCGATAATTGGGCCTGCCTCATTCGGTGCCATTTCGTACTTAA